In one Bacillus sp. Marseille-P3661 genomic region, the following are encoded:
- a CDS encoding ABC transporter ATP-binding protein, with amino-acid sequence MSKLLEINELTGGYTNKPVINNVSFDVQPGEIVALIGLNGAGKSTTIKHIIGLMEAKSGNVSINEKTFSNDPDGYRKQFTYIPETPILYDELTLYEHLELTAMAYGLEKGTFDDRLNPLLKEFRMEKRLKWFPVHFSKGMRQKVMIMCAFLVQPSLYIVDEPFVGLDPVGIQSFLDIMEKSKKNGAGILMSTHILSTAERYCDRFVILHEGQVRAKGTMHELRQQFDMKAASLDDLYLQLTREEL; translated from the coding sequence ATGTCCAAATTACTTGAAATTAATGAGCTTACAGGAGGCTATACAAACAAACCTGTAATAAATAATGTTTCGTTCGATGTTCAGCCAGGAGAAATTGTAGCGCTGATCGGTTTAAATGGGGCCGGTAAAAGTACAACAATTAAACATATTATTGGTTTGATGGAAGCAAAATCAGGCAATGTAAGTATAAACGAAAAAACTTTTTCTAATGATCCTGATGGCTACCGAAAACAATTTACATATATTCCTGAGACACCTATTTTATATGATGAGCTTACGTTGTATGAACATTTAGAATTAACAGCTATGGCTTATGGCCTGGAGAAAGGTACTTTTGATGATAGGTTAAATCCCTTACTTAAGGAATTTAGAATGGAAAAGCGATTGAAATGGTTTCCTGTACATTTTTCAAAAGGCATGCGTCAAAAGGTTATGATCATGTGTGCTTTTCTTGTACAGCCTTCATTATATATTGTAGATGAACCGTTTGTTGGGCTCGATCCTGTCGGAATACAATCGTTTCTAGATATCATGGAAAAGTCAAAGAAAAACGGAGCAGGAATATTAATGTCAACACATATCCTGTCAACTGCAGAACGTTACTGTGATCGTTTTGTAATACTCCATGAAGGGCAAGTTAGAGCCAAAGGCACGATGCATGAACTACGGCAACAGTTTGATATGAAGGCAGCTTCGTTAGATGATCTATATCTTCAATTGACGAGGGAAGAATTATGA
- a CDS encoding ABC transporter permease gives MIDVMDLWKKRFQLFVKDTQRYLKLIFNDHFKFVILFAVGGGAFYYQQWLETLPQAFPAAWVIAIIVGFVLTQSPIQTFLKEADLVFLLPIETKLKPYLRKSISVSYLVQCYLLILVIAVLTPLYLHQQGSTFSKLLVITFVLLIVKAINIMLKWYNQFYTDFRTKFTDQVLRMAINILLTYFLFSGAPYYFALVLLIIMVGLMFYFYHATKNKGLKWESLIDIESQRMMTFYRIANMFTDVPKLKDRVKRRAWLNWITSKIPFEQRSAFLFLYYRTFTRSSDYLGIYVRLLIIGGILLYFLPLGYVKIALVILFTYLSGFQLLSLFRHHTMKIWVDLYPISEQIRKRNFLTMLFQLLLVKSLLFALVLLISGDIMLAFLGFGVGILFSYIFVYTYINNKVTT, from the coding sequence ATGATAGATGTCATGGATCTCTGGAAAAAAAGATTTCAGTTATTCGTCAAGGATACACAGCGATACTTAAAGCTTATTTTTAATGATCATTTTAAGTTCGTTATTTTATTTGCTGTAGGTGGGGGCGCCTTTTATTATCAGCAATGGCTTGAAACATTACCACAAGCATTTCCAGCTGCATGGGTTATAGCCATTATCGTCGGATTTGTATTGACTCAAAGTCCAATTCAAACATTTTTGAAAGAGGCAGATTTGGTTTTCTTACTTCCAATTGAAACAAAGTTGAAACCCTACCTTAGAAAATCAATAAGCGTGAGTTATCTGGTTCAATGCTATTTACTAATTTTAGTGATTGCTGTGCTAACTCCGTTGTATCTTCATCAACAAGGTTCTACTTTTTCAAAATTATTAGTAATAACCTTTGTATTATTAATAGTTAAAGCTATTAACATTATGCTTAAATGGTATAATCAATTTTACACTGATTTTCGAACAAAATTTACAGATCAAGTTCTGCGAATGGCCATAAATATATTATTAACTTATTTTCTATTTAGTGGAGCTCCTTATTATTTCGCACTAGTTCTATTGATAATAATGGTTGGATTAATGTTTTACTTTTATCATGCGACCAAAAATAAAGGGTTGAAATGGGAGTCATTAATTGATATAGAATCACAGAGAATGATGACTTTTTATCGAATAGCAAATATGTTTACAGATGTTCCAAAATTAAAAGATCGAGTAAAAAGAAGAGCATGGCTAAACTGGATTACAAGTAAAATTCCGTTTGAGCAACGGTCAGCCTTTTTATTCCTATATTATCGAACATTTACTCGTTCTAGTGATTACTTAGGAATTTATGTGAGATTGCTAATTATTGGAGGTATTCTGCTTTACTTCTTGCCGTTAGGGTATGTTAAAATTGCGTTAGTTATATTATTTACTTACCTATCCGGTTTTCAATTACTTTCTTTATTTAGACATCATACGATGAAAATATGGGTAGATCTTTATCCTATTTCGGAACAAATTAGAAAGCGTAACTTTCTAACTATGCTATTTCAACTTTTACTTGTAAAAAGTTTACTGTTTGCTTTAGTTTTATTAATTAGTGGAGACATAATGTTAGCCTTTTTAGGGTTTGGTGTAGGAATTTTATTTTCATACATCTTTGTTTATACATATATAAATAATAAAGTGACTACTTAA